The following are encoded in a window of Clostridium thermarum genomic DNA:
- a CDS encoding MBL fold metallo-hydrolase, with amino-acid sequence MEIIWFGHSCFLIKSKTGKKVLTDPYDESVGYPLPNESVDLVTISHNHFDHNFTESLPGIPTIIDNVGSYTFSDINIKGIQSFHDKDFGAKRGNNIIFLITIDGFNICHLGDLGHIPTPEMLTEIGPIDVLMIPVGGNYTIDGEEAAAIAKMIDSYVVIPMHYKTNALTFPLDGVEKFIIKMGNSCKVDSCTLELNDLPDVKNRVKILKYKSED; translated from the coding sequence ATGGAGATAATATGGTTTGGACATTCCTGTTTCCTGATAAAAAGCAAAACAGGTAAAAAAGTGTTAACAGATCCTTATGACGAGTCAGTAGGATATCCCCTTCCTAACGAATCAGTAGACCTTGTTACTATCAGTCATAATCATTTTGATCACAATTTCACAGAGTCACTTCCTGGCATACCTACCATAATAGACAATGTTGGCAGCTATACTTTTTCTGACATTAACATAAAAGGTATTCAATCTTTTCATGATAAAGACTTTGGTGCCAAGCGTGGTAATAATATAATTTTTTTGATTACCATTGATGGATTTAATATCTGCCATCTTGGTGATTTAGGCCATATCCCCACTCCAGAAATGTTAACTGAAATAGGTCCAATAGATGTGCTCATGATACCTGTTGGAGGAAACTATACCATTGATGGCGAAGAAGCTGCGGCCATTGCTAAAATGATTGATAGCTATGTGGTAATTCCAATGCATTATAAAACTAACGCCCTTACTTTTCCATTAGATGGTGTTGAAAAATTTATTATTAAGATGGGTAACAGCTGTAAAGTTGACAGCTGCACACTTGAGCTTAATGATTTACCTGATGTGAAAAACAGAGTAAAGATACTGAAATATAAATCAGAAGATTAA
- a CDS encoding UvrB/UvrC motif-containing protein: protein MLCDKCKKNNASVHIVKIINGDKQELNLCEDCARQNNEIDISDTFKFDNTFSFQNILSGLVDYFNQGQNGNKPAQASCSICGTTYNDFKKRGLLGCDNCYRYFNSDLIPVIKRVQGNTEHIGKVPLKAGKDIVEKRQLIKLKEELQKAILMEEYEKAAKLRDEIRALQKNEGEQ from the coding sequence ATGCTGTGTGATAAATGTAAAAAAAATAATGCTTCCGTCCATATAGTAAAGATAATTAATGGTGATAAACAAGAATTAAACTTATGTGAAGACTGTGCAAGACAAAATAATGAAATAGATATAAGCGATACCTTTAAATTTGATAATACTTTTTCCTTCCAAAATATACTCAGTGGCCTTGTAGATTATTTTAATCAAGGGCAAAATGGGAATAAGCCTGCCCAAGCATCTTGTTCAATATGTGGAACCACATACAATGATTTCAAGAAAAGAGGTTTACTTGGATGTGACAATTGCTATAGGTATTTTAATTCAGATTTGATTCCTGTAATTAAGCGTGTACAGGGAAATACCGAGCATATAGGGAAAGTTCCTCTTAAAGCTGGAAAAGATATAGTTGAAAAGAGACAACTAATAAAGCTAAAAGAAGAACTTCAAAAGGCTATATTGATGGAGGAGTATGAAAAAGCAGCTAAGTTAAGAGACGAAATCAGAGCACTTCAAAAAAATGAGGGGGAACAATAA
- a CDS encoding CtsR family transcriptional regulator — MTRLSDIIEQFIKDMLDDKNDKELMIQRNELANYFSCAPSQINYVLTTRFTTDRGYYIESRRGGGGYIVIKRIEHGKGKNLLDILVEKIGDSITYDRAHQIIEGLCESEVITDREAAIMKIAVNDRTLLHYDNRNALRADILKGMIMVICQK, encoded by the coding sequence ATGACGAGATTATCTGATATTATTGAGCAATTCATAAAAGATATGTTAGATGACAAGAATGACAAAGAATTGATGATACAGAGAAATGAATTAGCTAATTACTTTAGTTGTGCTCCCTCGCAGATTAATTATGTACTTACTACGAGGTTTACAACTGATCGAGGATACTATATTGAAAGCAGAAGAGGTGGGGGTGGCTACATTGTAATAAAAAGAATAGAGCATGGAAAAGGAAAGAATTTGCTTGACATATTAGTTGAAAAGATTGGCGATAGTATAACATATGACAGAGCCCATCAAATTATTGAAGGACTCTGTGAGTCAGAAGTAATAACTGACAGAGAAGCAGCTATAATGAAAATTGCAGTAAATGACAGAACTCTTTTGCACTATGATAATAGAAATGCTTTAAGAGCTGATATTCTGAAAGGAATGATTATGGTAATATGCCAAAAATAA
- a CDS encoding PSP1 domain-containing protein, giving the protein MVQVVGIRFKKAGKIYYFDPAGLDMHTGDSVIVETARGIEFGDCVIGPKEIREDEIVSPLKSVLRKATEEDIRIHQENKAKEKDAYNICIDKINQHKLDMKLIDVEYTFDNNKVIFYFTADGRVDFRELVKDLATIFKTRIELRQIGVRDEAKMVGGLGPCGRPLCCSSFLGDFASVSIKMAKEQNLSLNPTKISGICGRLMCCLNYEQKTYEDIRRKLPRVGSIINTPRGKAEVIANSVVKEKVKVKLTLKEGEEVIEDFSIYDVSLISGGYEGTVSEDEIKIEINEDVDEVVVKELFKDN; this is encoded by the coding sequence ATGGTACAGGTCGTTGGAATACGGTTTAAAAAGGCCGGAAAAATATATTACTTTGATCCTGCAGGTCTTGATATGCATACGGGAGACAGTGTCATCGTGGAAACTGCAAGAGGAATTGAATTTGGTGACTGCGTAATTGGGCCAAAAGAGATAAGAGAAGATGAGATTGTTTCGCCCCTAAAAAGTGTGCTTAGAAAAGCAACAGAAGAGGATATCAGGATTCATCAAGAAAATAAAGCCAAGGAAAAGGATGCTTATAATATATGCATCGATAAAATAAATCAACATAAGTTAGATATGAAATTAATTGATGTAGAATATACTTTTGATAATAATAAAGTGATATTTTACTTTACTGCTGACGGAAGAGTGGACTTTAGGGAACTTGTTAAGGATTTAGCTACTATATTTAAAACAAGGATAGAATTAAGACAGATTGGGGTTAGAGACGAAGCGAAAATGGTAGGAGGACTTGGTCCTTGTGGAAGACCCCTATGCTGTTCATCCTTTTTAGGAGACTTTGCATCTGTTTCAATTAAAATGGCTAAGGAACAGAATTTGTCTTTGAATCCTACTAAGATTTCGGGAATTTGCGGCAGACTTATGTGCTGTCTAAATTATGAGCAAAAAACCTATGAAGACATAAGACGTAAGCTTCCTAGGGTTGGATCAATAATAAATACTCCTAGGGGAAAAGCCGAAGTTATAGCTAACAGCGTAGTTAAGGAAAAAGTTAAAGTCAAGCTCACGTTAAAAGAGGGAGAAGAAGTCATTGAAGATTTCAGCATCTATGATGTTTCCCTTATATCCGGAGGCTATGAAGGTACAGTAAGTGAAGACGAAATCAAAATTGAAATTAATGAAGATGTAGATGAGGTAGTAGTAAAAGAACTTTTCAAGGATAATTGA
- a CDS encoding protein arginine kinase produces the protein MENWLTYSSSPEELVISNRIRIARNIKSKPFPHKLSIEEARKVVKEVEQSFFTTSYINNNYKSVRLWEQSPLEANRFVERHLISNELVNNREGSAFIFGENETVSLMVNEEDHIRLQCMGGGFNLRESFDMANKLDDLIEENLQYAFDDKMGYITACPTNLGTGMRASIMIHLPALTMNNEMNGILKVLTQVGMTIRGLYGEGSKAQGNIYQISNQITLGLSEEDIISNLEAVVNQIIAQERATRERLYAYYKYELEDKIFRSIGILKNAVMLNLNESLDLLSNVRMGVEMDIIKDIDKSMLNDLLIRIHPASLQKEYNANFNEKESNINRARMIRDALGN, from the coding sequence ATGGAAAATTGGCTGACATATTCTAGTAGCCCAGAAGAGTTAGTTATAAGTAACAGAATAAGAATTGCCAGAAATATTAAAAGTAAACCCTTTCCTCATAAGCTATCTATAGAAGAAGCAAGAAAGGTAGTGAAGGAAGTAGAACAGTCATTTTTTACTACTTCATATATAAACAATAATTATAAGTCAGTACGATTATGGGAACAAAGTCCATTAGAAGCTAATAGATTTGTAGAAAGACATTTGATAAGTAATGAATTGGTCAACAACAGAGAGGGATCTGCTTTTATTTTCGGAGAAAATGAAACAGTGAGTCTCATGGTAAACGAGGAAGACCATATTAGGCTTCAGTGCATGGGCGGAGGGTTCAATCTGAGAGAAAGTTTCGACATGGCTAATAAGCTTGATGACTTGATAGAAGAAAATCTTCAATATGCTTTTGATGACAAAATGGGCTATATAACAGCATGTCCTACGAACTTGGGAACCGGTATGAGAGCATCGATCATGATACATCTTCCGGCCTTGACTATGAATAATGAAATGAATGGTATATTAAAGGTATTAACACAGGTGGGCATGACCATTAGGGGATTATATGGAGAAGGAAGCAAGGCACAGGGCAATATATACCAAATATCCAATCAGATTACACTAGGTTTATCTGAGGAAGATATCATTTCTAATCTGGAAGCAGTAGTGAATCAGATTATTGCTCAAGAAAGAGCTACCAGAGAAAGGCTTTATGCTTATTATAAATATGAATTAGAGGATAAGATATTTAGATCTATAGGTATTTTGAAAAATGCCGTGATGCTAAATCTAAATGAATCTTTAGATTTATTATCCAATGTAAGAATGGGAGTAGAAATGGACATAATTAAGGATATAGATAAATCCATGCTTAATGACCTGTTGATTAGAATCCATCCGGCCTCACTTCAAAAGGAGTATAATGCTAATTTTAATGAAAAAGAGAGCAATATAAATAGGGCAAGAATGATTAGGGATGCTTTGGGAAACTAA
- a CDS encoding cyclic-di-AMP receptor → MKLIVAIVQDDDAGDLIDILTEEGFRVTKLATTGGFLKSGNTTLMIGVEKEKVDKVLSVIEEVCKVRDQVVTSPSPVAGATGVYVPYPIEVEVGGATIFVLDVDKFIRY, encoded by the coding sequence ATGAAATTAATTGTTGCCATTGTTCAGGATGATGATGCTGGAGATTTAATCGATATTTTGACAGAGGAAGGTTTCAGAGTTACAAAGCTTGCAACTACTGGTGGATTCTTAAAGTCAGGCAATACAACATTAATGATAGGTGTGGAAAAAGAAAAGGTTGACAAGGTACTTTCTGTAATTGAAGAGGTTTGTAAAGTCAGAGACCAAGTGGTTACTTCACCATCACCGGTAGCAGGTGCTACAGGAGTATATGTTCCTTATCCTATAGAAGTTGAGGTAGGCGGTGCCACTATATTCGTATTGGATGTAGACAAATTTATACGTTATTAA
- a CDS encoding DNA polymerase III subunit delta' → MRENEIIGHKQIREYFRNAITRGDLSHAHLIIGEEGIGKSLLAKAAAIQILGKEEIKQYIDIIEFRVPKGKKTIGVDEIRSIIEEVSKRPYEGDKKVVILYESNRMTPQAQNAFLKTIEEPPVGVFIFLLADNGEAILDTIKSRCQIHKLNSLHSAEMEQFISKRFPELSPEESKTLLAFANGIPGRCEYFIENEEFKEIRNTTAMLLMDIHKSSESKLQDYTKFLLKYKDRSDEVFDTILSFTRDIIIYKDSNKMELVVNKDKQDFILEVSENFSYNSLEQIVKAVNYARNSLSSNVNPALTFDVMLITMLNS, encoded by the coding sequence ATGAGAGAAAATGAGATTATAGGACATAAACAAATAAGAGAGTATTTCCGTAACGCAATTACTAGAGGAGATCTATCTCATGCACACCTAATTATAGGAGAAGAGGGTATTGGCAAAAGTCTTTTGGCTAAGGCAGCAGCAATACAGATTCTAGGCAAGGAAGAAATAAAACAATATATAGACATAATTGAGTTTAGAGTGCCTAAGGGAAAGAAAACAATAGGCGTTGACGAGATCCGAAGTATAATAGAAGAGGTGTCTAAAAGGCCTTATGAGGGTGACAAAAAGGTAGTTATACTCTATGAAAGCAATAGAATGACTCCTCAGGCCCAAAATGCCTTTTTAAAAACCATTGAGGAACCACCAGTTGGAGTGTTCATTTTTCTGCTTGCTGATAATGGTGAGGCCATATTGGATACAATTAAATCAAGATGTCAAATTCATAAACTAAATAGTCTACATTCTGCTGAGATGGAGCAGTTTATAAGCAAGAGATTTCCTGAGCTTAGCCCGGAAGAATCAAAAACTTTGCTGGCATTTGCTAACGGAATACCTGGAAGATGCGAATATTTTATAGAGAACGAAGAATTTAAAGAAATTAGGAATACTACAGCAATGCTGTTAATGGATATACATAAGTCGTCAGAGTCAAAACTCCAAGACTATACAAAATTTCTGCTTAAGTATAAGGACCGCAGTGATGAAGTCTTCGATACAATATTGTCTTTTACTAGGGATATTATTATTTACAAGGATTCAAATAAAATGGAGCTTGTAGTAAATAAGGATAAACAAGATTTTATACTGGAAGTGTCAGAAAACTTTTCTTATAATTCATTAGAACAGATTGTTAAGGCTGTCAACTATGCAAGAAACAGCTTGAGCAGTAATGTTAATCCGGCATTAACCTTTGATGTAATGCTCATAACGATGTTAAATTCTTAG
- a CDS encoding DUF362 domain-containing protein, with amino-acid sequence MAYIITDACVSCGACASECPVSCIDQGDSLYVIESSSCIECGNCANVCPVGAPVQE; translated from the coding sequence ATGGCATACATAATTACAGACGCATGTGTAAGCTGTGGGGCTTGTGCTTCAGAATGTCCAGTTAGCTGCATCGATCAAGGAGATAGCCTATACGTTATAGAATCATCTTCTTGTATTGAGTGCGGAAATTGCGCTAATGTTTGTCCAGTGGGAGCACCTGTTCAAGAATAA
- a CDS encoding heavy-metal-associated domain-containing protein codes for MKDIIKVCNMNSIDDVNNIRRAISANEGVVACEINREKGEVSVVYDGYFIGIEKIIESIEDLGYTVL; via the coding sequence ATGAAAGATATTATAAAAGTTTGTAATATGAATAGTATAGATGATGTGAACAACATAAGGCGAGCTATCTCAGCAAATGAAGGTGTTGTTGCCTGTGAAATTAACAGAGAAAAAGGTGAAGTTAGCGTAGTATATGATGGATACTTTATAGGGATAGAAAAAATTATAGAATCCATAGAGGACTTAGGATATACAGTGCTTTAA